TTCTAGTTACTCAGGGCCTGTTCCTGGTGGCCTCCTACGTCTTCGCAATCTCCGGCGCAGATGATCTCATCGTCGACACGCTCTACTACGCCTTCGTCGCCTGGTATCGCGGTCCTTTGGTAGGGCACACAGAAGAACGCTTGTTTGAAGAGGCTGGCAACCCGGACCCACGGCCGCTGGCTATCATGCTGCCGGCTTGGGACGAGGGGGATATCCTATATCCCACCGTCACCGGCATCATTGGCAAACTGGATTATCCCTCCTATTGGATCTTCATCGGCGTTTATCCCAATGACGAAGCCACTCAGCACGCAGCAAACAGGTTAGCGGCAGAACATGACAATCTGCGCGTGGTCGTTACCCCCAATGATGGCCCCACCTGCAAAGCGGATTGCCTCAATTCTATCATCGCCTCCATCGAAGAATTCGAGCTGCAACAGAACATCCAGTTCGCGGGCATTGTTATGCAGGATGCGGAAGATATCCTGAACCCCCATGCCCTGCGCATCTTCAACGCCAGTCTGGAGCTTGCAGATGTGGTGCAGTTGCCCGTGTTGTCACTTCCTCGCCGCAGACGACAGTTCACCGCTGGCCATTACATGGATGAGTTTGCGGAGTTTCACTCCAAAGAAGTGCTGGTCCGTGGGGTCCTGACGGGAACAGTTCCCGGCGCGGGCGTTGGGACGTGTTATTCCAAGAAGGCCATTGAAACAGCCAAATCCATTGCGGAAACCGATTCAAACGGCATCACCCAAATTTTCAACACCAGCTCGTTGACGGAAGATTACGACCTTGCCATGCGGTTGACGGGCAGGGGCGTCACACACCGCCTCCTCTGGGTTCACCCATCCAGCAAAAGCGATTACACCAACTTCGCTGTCACACAGGAACTGTTTCCCTCCGGTTTATGGCAGAGCGTCCGCCAGAAAACCCGCTGGACCATTGGCATTGCCTTTCAAGGCTGGGCCCAACTGGGATGGAAGGGTGGCATCGCAGATATCTACTTTTACTGGCGCGATAGAAAGATGGTCGTCTTCAGCCATGCTATCGTCATTGGCTATGCAGCCCTGATCATCTATTGGGGCCTGCGCATCTATGAGCGCCTGTCACCAGACGCCTACCATTTGCCGCCCTTGCTGCCAGAAGGCAGCCCGTTCTGGTACGTCATCTGGTTCAACGTGCTCCTGCTGGCCCATCGGCTCATACAGCGTCACATCTGGACCGGCTATCATTATGGTTTCAGAGCCTTGGCACCAGTCACCCTGCGCTATTTCATTTCCATCTTCATCAACTACCTCGCCATGGTGCGGGCCACCAAAACATGGATTAAACACCTCAGAACGGGTGAAGTCATCGGCTGGGATAAAACCGCGCACGATTACCCCAATGAAAAAACCCATGAGGAAATTCTGCAAATGGAGCAGCTGAAATGAGCGCTCCATTTCGCAACAGACGGCTGATCCGCAAAACAGCAAACCGCAAAGCCGGTTTCCAGCTGTTATGGGCCGTCATGTTTGCATTGGGGCTTTCCATACCAACGCTCTCACAAAACCCGCAGGATTCAGAGGGTGACACGGAACCGACTTACACATCCCAACAAAAAGCGGACTATTACATCAGTGTGCTTCGCGACAGACAGGACAGCCAGTCTCTTCTGCGAAGCACATGGCGCGATTACAGGTCCTACCCCTTACTAGACCTGACCTACCGGCTTCTGGCAGAAGGACGAACGGAAGAGGCTCTCAAGGAGCTGGACCAGCTGCTGGACTATGACCCGGACCACCTGATTGCCCGCTGGCAAAAAATCCACCTGCTTATCAATCTCAATCGGATTATGGCCGCTATTGATCAGCTGGAAATATTGCAATCCCAGGCGCCTGCCTTCAGTCGTGGATACCTGGCCCTTGGCAACCTGCACATGCTCGCCGGTGATAACGTGCAAGCCTTCAATGATTTCCGACTGGCCATTGAAACCGGCAAACTGCTGGAAAGTGACCGGGAGCAAGCCCTTGCCGGTGCTGCTGAGGCGGCCCTTAAACTTGGCAAAACAGAGGAAGCCCTAAACTCTCTCAACATTTTGAGAGAGTTGGGCCGCGCAACACCACGTCAACGGCTCATTCGGGCAGACTTGCTGCGCAACCTCAACCAGCTGGAAGAAGCCAAAGCCGAATGGGAGGCCCTTTCTAAACTGGACAATGCCCCCCAAACACAACGCTCCGCCATCTTGAATCAAGCTTTCCTGCTGTTAGAGCGCGGCGATGATGCGCAAGCTTACGAATTGCTTTTAAAAGGCGAGAAAAGTGGTCTGTTCAAAGGACGGCAAGCCTCAGCCCTGGAACAGAGAACCTTCGCCAGAGCTTTGGCAGCCAGTGCTCTCAATTCAGATCACCTGAACGAACTTCTCGCATTTCTGGAAACAGGTCGGATTGACTTCCTCGGACTGTCCTCTCGGGTTCAACTGGCCTACGCATTGCTCAAAAAAGGCTCCAGCGCAGAAGCGGAAATGGCGTTGCTTACATCTGATGGGCGCTTGCTCGACACCAAATCATCAGGACCGGAAGAAGCCGCCAATTATTACCTATCCTTGGCTGATATCGCCATTCGAGCTGGAGACGATGCAAGAGCCGTCACCGCTGGCCGGCTCCTGATCAAACTCACCCGCAGTCCGGAATATGGCTTACAGCTCAGCAATCTAGCCCTTAACAACGGCTGGGAATCCGCAGCCATTGGCGCGCTGGTGGAACTTCGGGCCATCACAGAGATCGCAGACCAGCGCAATTCACCCGAAGCATGGGTCGAATTGCTCCAAGCACTGTCTGATCTGGCGCGGCGTGCCGGTGATCTTGATCTGGCAAACGAGGTGTTGAAAGAAGCAGAAGTCCTCATGCCCAACTGGAGGATAACAGCCAAACGCGGCCAAGTGGCTTTGCTCTCCAACAAACGCAGGGTCGCAGCAGCGGTTCTCAATGATGCTCTGGCGCGGGCAAACAAATCCAGAGAGACCAAAGAGTTCAACGAAAACGATAAAAAGACCTATGCACGCCTGCTGTTTGATCTGGCTGCAGTGTCAGCCGCCAACGAAGACTGGGACAATGCACTCGATTTTTTGATTGCAGACTGGAAGGTCGAACCCGATCCAACTCTCATCCTGCCAGCCTATCTGATCTTGAAAGAAAGCACCTCAAAAGACGTTACACCTCAGAGATGGTTGAACTATGTGTTCGCCCACACCAACACGGCCAGCCTCTCTAAGGAAAGCAAACAGATGTTCGCAGCGGCCTTTCTGTCGTTGGCCCGCGTGCTGAAGGCAAGTGGTGACCTGAGCAACGCCTCCAAGATGTACAGCCAGACCCTGAAACTGAACGGTACATCGGCAGCGCGGTTGGAAGCAGCCTATTTGGCATTGCAACTGAGACACCCAGAACGCGCTCTGATGCTCATCATGAAAATGGACCGCTCCAGATATCAAGGCCCGATCATGGCCATTGAGTGCGAAGCCTACCGCGCTCTGGGTCGTAATCAGGATGCGCTGCAGTGCGCTCAGGCCGAGGAAAAAGCCAGCCCTCAGGATCCAGGCCGCCATTTGGCACTGGCAAATATTTATCTGAAGCTGGGGGAAAAGCGAAAAGCGCTGGCAGGTCTGGAGCACGCCTATGAACTGACACCAGATGTGACAACGGCAAGCCAGCTGGGCTTTCTCTATCAGCAACTGGGAAACCATCCCAATGCCCTTAAATGGTTCTCCGTTGCCTTTGAAAAGCACCGCAATCAGCAAGCAGGCTTAGCGCTGCTCTTTATCTACCTCCAAAAGCGCCAATATGCCGAGGCAGCGATTATCCTGCGCACTCTCAATTTTAACGCGCTGACTTCAAAACAAAAAGCTCAGTACTATGCGGCGCGGGCGCAGATCACACTGCAAACAGGACAGCAGACACCGGAGAAGCTGGAAAGAGCGCTTACAGATATGCGTAAGGCGAGGGCGCTGGACTCCACCGCCGACATCCGCTTTTCCATAGTGCAATTGCTTTTCCAACTGGGAAATCTGGAGGAGGCTTCAGCCGAGTACGAAAACCTCAGCCATTCTGACAAACAACATGCGGCCACACTCGCACTTGGCGGCTACCTCGCGCGCGCGCAAGGCGATAACGATTTAGCGATTACCCGCTATGAGGCCTCGCTGGAAATCAAGCCAGAGCAAGCCAGCCTGCAAGAAGATCTCGCGTACACCTATCTTACAGCCTTTGAAAACAAAAAGGCGGCTGCCGTCTTCCGCAATCGCATTGAAGTACTGCAACGCCAGCAGCTGAATATATACGAGCAAGACAAGCTCGAGCGGTTTCAGCGCCAGCTGCGCATTCTGGAAATTCCAATCAGCTTCCTTTTGTTCGACGGCATCAGCCCATCCCGTCAGGATGAGGAGGATGATATTGCTGGTGCTATCCTCGGCATCCCATCCAGCAGTCCGTTCGGGTCCGTTGAAATGGCATGGCGACCACCCGTGATCGGGTATCAGAACGGGCGCACGTTTGAGGTGATCGCCAGAGCGCAATGGCTCAATGAGCGTTACAGCTTCCGGCCCAACCAAGATACGTTCCAGACCATCATTGGCTTGCGATGGAAACCTTTGATGACGCAAAATCTAAAAATTGGGTTGGAGCGATTTTTCAAAGGCGGCAGCATCACAGAGGACAACTGGCTGGGCAGGGTGCTCTGGTCTCACACCACCGGCAATGACTTCCTGCCTCTGTTTGATAGAGAGACCGGGGAGCTGATCGACCGTGAGCCATACGTCAGTCTCTACCTCGAAGGAGGTCGTTTTTTCGAGAAAGAAAAGACCATTTTGTTTTATGGCGACGGACGGCTTGGTTACACTTTTAGGCTCGATCCTAACCTGATCTTGTCGCCCTTTGCGTATTCAATAGGGAGCGGAAACTGGAATTCCCAAACCAGCGCGATGGCTATTGAAGCAGGGCTGGGAGCATCTTTGAAGTGGAGAGGGGTGTACACCGAAGCCTATGGTGACTTGCTCTTGCTGGAGGTGTTCGGGCGCATAGGACATGAAGTGTTAAACACCAATGACAGCGAAACCAGCCGAGTACTTTTGGGTCTTCAAGCAAACTTTTAAGCAATTGATATTATGGGGACTTTGCCTTGGTATCCTCACAATTGTGATGATGCTGAAAGCCTATGCACGTCCAGATTCCGGTGTAAAGGAATGTATTCCTATACGCATGAGCTTCATCCAACCATGGGGTGATGAATATATTCCTAACCAGCGTATATGGAGATCAGAGCTCCTTTCACATCAAAGGCTTGGCGTGGATGAGATTATTCTGCAATGGACCCTTTGGAGCTCGGATCACAGCACAGAACCCAAACTCCCTATATGGCTGGAATCCGCAATTCTGGCAGCTGATGATGCAGGCACAAAGATCTGGTTTGGTCTTAGATATGACCCCGGTTTCATCAAGGGATTAAGGACCAAAGGCCAAGCCTATCTAGACCAACGCCTGAGTGAAAATAGAGCGCTCGCCAAAGCCATCAAGTCACAGCTTGCTTATGCATCGCACCCAG
The window above is part of the Pseudovibrio sp. Tun.PSC04-5.I4 genome. Proteins encoded here:
- a CDS encoding tetratricopeptide repeat protein, translating into MSAPFRNRRLIRKTANRKAGFQLLWAVMFALGLSIPTLSQNPQDSEGDTEPTYTSQQKADYYISVLRDRQDSQSLLRSTWRDYRSYPLLDLTYRLLAEGRTEEALKELDQLLDYDPDHLIARWQKIHLLINLNRIMAAIDQLEILQSQAPAFSRGYLALGNLHMLAGDNVQAFNDFRLAIETGKLLESDREQALAGAAEAALKLGKTEEALNSLNILRELGRATPRQRLIRADLLRNLNQLEEAKAEWEALSKLDNAPQTQRSAILNQAFLLLERGDDAQAYELLLKGEKSGLFKGRQASALEQRTFARALAASALNSDHLNELLAFLETGRIDFLGLSSRVQLAYALLKKGSSAEAEMALLTSDGRLLDTKSSGPEEAANYYLSLADIAIRAGDDARAVTAGRLLIKLTRSPEYGLQLSNLALNNGWESAAIGALVELRAITEIADQRNSPEAWVELLQALSDLARRAGDLDLANEVLKEAEVLMPNWRITAKRGQVALLSNKRRVAAAVLNDALARANKSRETKEFNENDKKTYARLLFDLAAVSAANEDWDNALDFLIADWKVEPDPTLILPAYLILKESTSKDVTPQRWLNYVFAHTNTASLSKESKQMFAAAFLSLARVLKASGDLSNASKMYSQTLKLNGTSAARLEAAYLALQLRHPERALMLIMKMDRSRYQGPIMAIECEAYRALGRNQDALQCAQAEEKASPQDPGRHLALANIYLKLGEKRKALAGLEHAYELTPDVTTASQLGFLYQQLGNHPNALKWFSVAFEKHRNQQAGLALLFIYLQKRQYAEAAIILRTLNFNALTSKQKAQYYAARAQITLQTGQQTPEKLERALTDMRKARALDSTADIRFSIVQLLFQLGNLEEASAEYENLSHSDKQHAATLALGGYLARAQGDNDLAITRYEASLEIKPEQASLQEDLAYTYLTAFENKKAAAVFRNRIEVLQRQQLNIYEQDKLERFQRQLRILEIPISFLLFDGISPSRQDEEDDIAGAILGIPSSSPFGSVEMAWRPPVIGYQNGRTFEVIARAQWLNERYSFRPNQDTFQTIIGLRWKPLMTQNLKIGLERFFKGGSITEDNWLGRVLWSHTTGNDFLPLFDRETGELIDREPYVSLYLEGGRFFEKEKTILFYGDGRLGYTFRLDPNLILSPFAYSIGSGNWNSQTSAMAIEAGLGASLKWRGVYTEAYGDLLLLEVFGRIGHEVLNTNDSETSRVLLGLQANF
- a CDS encoding glycosyltransferase yields the protein MLVTDAFVLLFLVTQGLFLVASYVFAISGADDLIVDTLYYAFVAWYRGPLVGHTEERLFEEAGNPDPRPLAIMLPAWDEGDILYPTVTGIIGKLDYPSYWIFIGVYPNDEATQHAANRLAAEHDNLRVVVTPNDGPTCKADCLNSIIASIEEFELQQNIQFAGIVMQDAEDILNPHALRIFNASLELADVVQLPVLSLPRRRRQFTAGHYMDEFAEFHSKEVLVRGVLTGTVPGAGVGTCYSKKAIETAKSIAETDSNGITQIFNTSSLTEDYDLAMRLTGRGVTHRLLWVHPSSKSDYTNFAVTQELFPSGLWQSVRQKTRWTIGIAFQGWAQLGWKGGIADIYFYWRDRKMVVFSHAIVIGYAALIIYWGLRIYERLSPDAYHLPPLLPEGSPFWYVIWFNVLLLAHRLIQRHIWTGYHYGFRALAPVTLRYFISIFINYLAMVRATKTWIKHLRTGEVIGWDKTAHDYPNEKTHEEILQMEQLK